Proteins encoded together in one Lathyrus oleraceus cultivar Zhongwan6 chromosome 5, CAAS_Psat_ZW6_1.0, whole genome shotgun sequence window:
- the LOC127086433 gene encoding calcium-binding protein PBP1, whose amino-acid sequence MASNNTQLQFQDSLPLMANKLGGDGLIDELCNGFNLLMDSSKGVITFESLKRNSSLFGLQDLSDEELRNMIVEGDFDGDGALSQLEFCVLMFRLSPELMDGSKLWLEQMLQQEMKDFF is encoded by the coding sequence ATGGCTTCAAACAACACTCAACTTCAATTTCAAGACTCATTACCTTTGATGGCAAACAAGCTTGGTGGAGATGGACTAATAGACGAGCTTTGCAACGGGTTCAATCTCTTGATGGACTCTAGTAAAGGGGTTATCACCTTTGAAAGCCTCAAGAGGAATTCATCTTTGTTTGGATTACAGGATTTAAGCGATGAGGAACTGAGAAACATGATTGTGGAAGGTGATTTTGATGGCGATGGCGCTCTTAGTCAGTTGGAGTTTTGTGTTTTGATGTTTAGACTTAGTCCTGAACTCATGGATGGGTCTAAGTTGTGGTTGGAACAAATGCTTCAACAAGAGATGAAAgattttttctaa